From Symphalangus syndactylus isolate Jambi chromosome X, NHGRI_mSymSyn1-v2.1_pri, whole genome shotgun sequence, the proteins below share one genomic window:
- the TBC1D25 gene encoding TBC1 domain family member 25 isoform X5: MDYMKRKSREYEQLKSEWAQRASPEDLEFIRSTVLKDVLRTDRAHPYYAGPEDGPHLRALHDLLTTYAVTHPQVSYCQGMSDLASPILAVMDHEGHAFVCFCGIMKRLAANFHPDGRAMATKFAHLKLLLRHADPDFYQYLQEAGADDLFFCYRWLLLELKREFAFDDALRMLEVTWSSLPPDPPEHEVELVGPPSQVADTGFGGHRGWPVRQRHMLRPAGGGGSTFEDAVDHLATASQGPGGGGRLLRQASLDGLQQLRDNMGSRRDPLVQLPHPAALISSKSLSEPLLNSPDPLLSSFSHPDSPSSSSPPSTQEASPTGDMAVGSPLMREVGSPKDPGKSLPPVPPMGLPPPQEFGRGNPFMLFLCLAILLEHRDHIMRNGLDYNELAMHFDRLVRKHHLGRVLRRARALFADYLQSEVWDSEEGAEATAAS, translated from the coding sequence ATGGACTACATGAAACGCAAGAGCCGCGAGTATGAGCAGCTCAAGAGCGAGTGGGCCCAGCGAGCGAGCCCTGAGGACCTGGAGTTCATCCGCAGCACGGTCCTCAAAGATGTACTGCGCACTGACCGGGCCCACCCCTACTATGCGGGGCCTGAGGATGGCCCACATCTACGGGCGCTGCATGACCTGCTCACCACCTATGCCGTTACCCACCCACAGGTGTCCTACTGCCAGGGCATGAGTGACCTTGCCTCACCCATCCTCGCCGTCATGGACCATGAGGGCCATGCCTTTGTTTGCTTTTGTGGCATCATGAAGCGCCTGGCCGCCAACTTCCACCCTGACGGCCGTGCCATGGCCACCAAGTTTGCACACTTGAAGCTGTTGCTGCGACACGCTGACCCTGACTTTTACCAATACCTCCAAGAGGCAGGCGCTGATGACCTCTTCTTCTGTTACCGCTGGCTGCTGCTGGAGCTCAAGCGTGAGTTCGCCTTCGACGATGCCCTCCGCATGCTTGAGGTCACTTGGAGTTCGCTGCCCCCTGATCCTCCTGAACATGAGGTAGAGCTGGTTGGACCCCCCAGCCAAGTGGCAGACACTGGTTTTGGTGGCCACAGGGGGTGGCCCGTGCGACAGAGGCACATGCTGAGGCCTGCTGGTGGAGGAGGTAGTACCTTTGAAGATGCTGTTGACCACCTGGCCACAGCCAGTCAGGGGCCTGGTGGTGGGGGGCGTCTCCTGAGACAGGCCAGCTTGGATGGCCTCCAGCAACTCAGGGATAACATGGGCTCCAGGAGGGACCCTCTGGTCCAGCTGCCCCACCCAGCTGCCCTTATCAGCTCCAAgtccctctctgagcctttatTGAACTCCCCAGACCCACTGCTCTCCTCCTTTTCCCACCCTGATTCCCCATCTTCCTCATCTCCACCATCCACCCAGGAGGCCTCTCCCACTGGTGATATGGCTGTAGGATCCCCCTTGATGCGAGAGGTAGGCTCCCCAAAAGACCCCGGAAAGTCCCTGCCACCTGTACCACCAATGGGACTGCCCCCGCCCCAGGAGTTTGGCCGGGGGAACCCATTCATGCTGTTCCTCTGCCTGGCCATCCTGCTGGAGCACCGCGACCACATCATGCGCAATGGGCTGGATTATAACGAGCTGGCCATGCACTTTGACCGCCTTGTGCGAAAACACCACTTGGGGCGCGTCCTGCGCCGGGCCAGGGCTCTCTTTGCTGATTACCTGCAGTCAGaggtgtgggactcagaggagggGGCTGAGGCCACAGCCGCATCTTGA